TGCAGATCCACAACGTTGCTaagtttttttgttcttaagaCTTCACTTTTTGGATAGAAGTGACGATGGTGCTTGTGCAGTTCCCACCTCTCTGACAAAACTGACTGTAGTGCTGCAGTCATTCTTGTGGGCTAAATAGGATTTTCCTTAAATCATATCAGAAATGCTTCTGGCAAGGTTCAAAATAAAACACCGTAAATGTAAACAAAATCTTGAAGCCCTGGAATAAACATTTTGTTGTTACTATTATTTTAAAGGCCAGAACATCCCAGCAAGCAAACTGGGAAGAATTCTGCATCAAGTTGCTGTCAGAAcatcctgcagagagcagctgaagctgagctgcagctcctggccatcCATTATGAGATGTGCTACCAGCACTGCTTGAAGGTTTATGAGCTGGCTTTGGAGGAAAACACCTATTTTGGGAGGCACGTGCTTTAATGTCCTTTAAAATCAAATGGGTAACTGGTTATTAGCAAAACTTCCTAAATGGTACTGCTAGATTTTATCCCATAGCTTTTAGGAGTGTTTGTAATTAGTGGTGTTGTCCAGAGGACTACCAAGTCTTATTTCCAGCCTTAATATTTTTTGTAGCATTCACAGtcccaaaattctgctttttttaaattttttcccaggaataaAACCCAAGTGATGCGCAATACAGTTGTTAATTTGTGTTCTGGTATAATGTAGAGGAATCTTTAAACCCTGTAAAATCTTTGGGCATCTCCAGAAGCTGTAAAATCAATGAAATGTCTAAGTTGATGTTGCTTTCTTACCCATATTTTAATAGATGTGAGGAGAAGAATGAGTTATATTCATCTCTGTTGTTGGTTTTGGATGAGCTGGACAATAACTACAGCAGTAtgagaacagaaataaagatgGGCATACCTTTAAATGAGCTTCCACCACTGTCAGTTGAGCTGAAGTTTTCCCCAATCTCTTCCTTTTACATGCCATCCAAGGTAAATGCTTAACTGCTTTatgtttttaatacaaattGTTTTATAATTAAGATAATTATAGAtaaatctttctctttttttgacAGTTTTTCGGAAAGAGTCTTTTCTCTGAGTAAGTAGTTTTCATTTGTTGTTGTACTTACTAAGTTAAATGAGGAATGAGTTTAGAAGATGTTAAACTTATAGTTTCTTTATTTCAGGATGCATCTTGTTGTTTCTGGCTGTTTAGTTGCAAGATCAGCATTGCCCTGTGGGTacaatgattttattttaaaggcatttttcttctgcagtgttCTAGTATGCAAACCAGGGAATGTCTTTACTATCTTTATAATAAAAGTTTTCAATTTACAGGTAATTTTCCTGGTTCCCTGCTTCCACTACTAAAAATCTTTGTCTCCAGTTAAATGGCATCTGtcttaaaaaaacaagcaaaaaaaaccaccaaacaaaaaaaaatccaacaacaacaaaaaaactcaaaaaatccCGCACCACAAAAACCCAGAAAGACTTCGCTGCTGGCAGAGATAATATTAAGCATATAGATAATATTAAGAGATAATATGAAGCTATTTTGCTAAGATTATCATTCAGATATGAAGAATGATAGAAAAATAACTTAATATTTCAGGCAGGTACATGATAGAACATGTTCAGGAACCATATCCAGTGACTTTCTGTAAGTGGAGATGAAAACAAATTTGGCAGTAAGTTTTCATTGAATTGGATAAACTGCTAGAGACTGAAATTTCCTGTTAAAGTTAATCAAGAAAAAGTAAAGgcaattattttgttttgtaagtAATTAGTAAAAGTTGCACAGATGTTTCAAATTTTGAGGAATACATCTGAACATCACACAGAAAGCTGTTAAGATATAATGAGAAAAACCAAGATTTATTAAGTATGTTTATTTTACTGTGAGcttctggaaatatttaaattactgtaGAACTTAACATTGTTTTCCCATATTTTATGTACAATCCTTGGATGTGTTTTAGTGATCTTTCAGGTGAAGGGAAGGCTGACTTGGAAGAAccaaaacagcaagaaaagggGATTTCTGCCACTATGGTAGGGAATTCTTCACTCCTGGGTTTTGGAGATGGTAATGTTGAGaggtattttctctttttaggtATCTGAAAATGTGATCAGACTCTTCAGGGGTCTCAGCCTGGGATCCCCTGCCACAAATTGCAAATGCAGCTCATATGTTCAGAGTTTTAATTgtcctttcaaaataaaataacttgGGGTTCCTTGAGGATGATCAGCAGATTAACTTCTTTAAGTTCACCTGCTTCATGGgctgattttctgaaaaataacttaTCACAGCACTCCCACCTGATTATACAACTGAAATGTGTTTGTAGGAGAAGTCACAGGCTGATGGTGGTCATCCAGGTGACTCTGCTTCCCCTGGGACATGGGAAGAACCACCTAAAGATCAGGCTCTGGAACGTGGTAAGTGATCTGCTCCTAGTAAAAATAATCCTTTATTTGTGCTAAGTTTTCAGGGGAGGAAAGAAACCCTGTGTAAAACATACATAGGGTAACACAGCTGCCCTTTCTGGGGTGGAATATTTATATATCAGCTATCAAAATGTATTGATAAATTATAATGGCTCTATATTACTACTTacatcttggaaaaaaattctacttAAATTAGGATTCCAAGGGATGCAAGTAGCTGAAATTCTCTTCAGCACAGAAGTTTGATACTCATTTATGTAGCATACTATGGTTTGAATTTTAACACTTGAATTTTATCCCAACTGCCAAGGCTGTGTAAAAAATGAGGAAGGGAGTGAGTATTGGTTTGATGCTAAGGAAGACTTGTCAGTGGCAGATATTTCAGTAATGTGCAGAGCAACGAAAAAGCAACAAGGAAAACAAGACCCAGCTGACTCAAGAGGTAAAGTCATGTGCTTTAAGCTGATAAACCAAACAATGGTGTTTATTATTGGAGTGCTCTGTTCCTTCTCCAAGCAGAAGTAGACTTGGAAAAAATGCCAGCTGGGTTTTCAGATTGATCTTTCTCATTCATTAGCAGTGGATCCTTGTACTCAGCTGTTTTCATCCATCCCTGTTTCTCCTTGAAAGCTTCACCTACAGTGCTTGACCTCAAATTAGTAAATGCCCAATCACAGAGATGGaaatacttcattttattttttttcttcttcctcctttttgtGCTTCCTTCTCAAGCTAGACTCTTGAGAGTGAGGTGCAAATGGTTTGTGTTTGGAGGATGGAGTCAGAGATGGGTGTGCTGAGAAGTCCCAGGGTGCTGAAGGCAGAGAGCTTGGGGGTTCTCTgcaccagcctgcagcactggcactgtTACTTCAGAGCTGTGTTTCCTCTGCCTCTTAAAATCTCAGGAAAGACTCAGGGAGAAGATGTTCCACAAACTGAACTGCTGTGCTTCTCAGGACACTCATTTTCTGTTAGAAGATTCTCTTCTTTCCCTTAGTTTCTTCTAAGGTTTTCTTTCCAGACTTTCCAAAATATACAGAGATGTCAGCTCAAGAACAGTTAATAACTCTTTGCTTTCTTACATTTATTATTAGAAGTGAAGATAGTGGGGAGTGGGAATCAACATTCTTCTGTTCAGGGTGGTGGCCCAAAACCCTCAGTGCCTGAGGTAGGTCTGTTCTTAATTTGTAGAAGGAATTTCTTGCCACGTTAAGGTTTCTTTCATACTCCACATTTATCTGAATTCACCTACCCAAGAGTTGGCACATTCTTTGCTTGGAGATGATCAAAAGGTAAATAATTATTACTAGCACTCCTTTGTGTGGCAGACTAAGAGCCTTAAATCTTCATGTCTCATAACATTTAATAGATAGAAAATTAGGATAGGAAAATGTTACATATTGGTAATAAATTTCTGGCATGTGGCAGAAGAGTGAAAGCaccatttccagctgttttttcttaatCCTAGGACAGTTTGGAATTTACCCATTTGCACTAGGTTTTTGTCTTGTAACAcctatgttttttttaatgcaaatgtcATATGGTTTTATACAGAAAAGATTTTTGGGGAGAGAAACTCTTGGATTTTCTGGCATAAATCTAAGAAACCTCTATATACAGAGTGTTATGTATTGGCTCAGCTTGGTCCTTTGAGAGTAAAGAGCAAATCAGTAATTGCTGGAGTTGCTCTCATAAACCACACAGATTTGCTGTCTTTGGGGATTTTCCTTTAAACATGCTGGTCCTTTGGGAAGTGGTAATTGGATCTAATTTAAAGTAGCAGGAATAAGATGAGCTTTagggtgccttccaacccaaccaaTTCTGTGGGTTTAGGATTTTATATTTATCTGTAGGAAAGAGCTGTTGTATTACCTGTACAATGCTTAAcccatgcattttttttttccttattttgatGCAATTCTAGGATCCTGGGGAAAATTCCCTGCTGAAAACATCCACTTGTTCCTCTGTAAACCCATCTGGTGTCTTTGTTTCTCCTTATGCACTGAACTTGACCAGCTTTACCAAGTTAGTAAAGAGACTTCAAGAAAGGCATCCAGAGTTTAGCAGGTGAGatatttgggtttctttttggCCCTGATTTGTAATGGAGCCAATATCCATGGTGACAAATTGCTAAATGTGTGGCACTAAATGTGATGTTAACAGTTGTTTCTTTAATTCCCACAGAGATGAAATTGtggaggctgtgcaggaggtGAGGAGAATCAACAAAGGTGTCCTGAGTGGCTTGGCCATCAGCTCTATTGAGGAAAAGACCTCTGCCATTCTGAGGAGATCgatgtgctgctctcagcaggagAAGCACTGAAAAAGGTGAATATTGCAGCCTAGAGGGGAATAAACCCACGTGagtttgtgcagctctgcagcctaGATTAACTTAGCCTGAAGCCCTGCAGGAGGTACCCCGGTGAATCCATTGGAGCAGTGTTCCTAAGGGCTGGGAGCTGTAAACAGGCACTGTATAAAGCTTGGTGTGCTGGTGGTGAATTCCTGCCCTGTGTGGCTGATGAGCTTTGTGGAGGGCGCTGTCACACGTGTTTGGTGCAGAGCTGACACCTACCGGCCAGGCTTGTGCAGCCTCTCACTGaaaccccagcactggctcagTTCTGGGTCACAGCTGATGGTTTCTGGCTGGGGGCTGGAAACCTGACAGAACCAGATTGTGTTTGTAGTTTTCTCACCCTGATCCCTCGTGCAGGAAGCTGCAGCAAGCTGAATGTGCTAAAACCACAGGCCAGAATTGCAGGGATGTGTCTATCCATTATTGGTTTGGTCTCCTTCTCAGCTGGGtgctctgcttgctgcaggtacctcccagcagtgccactgcctGGTTTtctgcaaaaaggaaaagtctTCATATCCACCTGTCTTTCACAGGACTGCGGATAGGGACAGAAGTTCATCCCAAAGAATTAAAATCTTATGCTTGGAAGCATTTTCAGTCAGTAAGGTTATAACAGCCTCGAAATGCTTTGTGCCTTCCTTGTGGAGTGATTATTTGGTTTTCCAGTGGTGCGTGGGCTCTGCAGTCCTAATTGTTCCTATTACAGTATTTTTGTCCTGTTGTTTTGTGTGGGAGATGAtgacttaaaataatttttattttcatcacaAGGGAGGTGTGAAATGGCTGTGTCATTAGTAAATAACGGGGAGAAAAAGAATCCCCATTTTCCATAGTGAGGGACAAGTATGTAATATATATAAGGTACATGTACACCTATATTCACTCAGTCTTTGTTGTACTTTGTTCTAGATCCTGCTGCAATTgctgctgcaaggagcagcCTTGTTCACTGTCAATAAAGGTTAAAATTTGTTCTTCAAAAAAgttggggcagtgctgtgctgtttcCAGACCTCTTCTGCTCCCTCTCAGTGGCACAGCTGTTGctttgtgctgtgcctgtggtgtcctggtgctgcaggtgatGCCCCAGCTTTGGTGTCTCCTGCTCTGTCAGGGTGGAAGCAGTCCCAGGCTTTGCTGTTCCACGTCATTCCCAGCAGCTGTTGCTGTTTCTGTTCCCCGGCCTTGGCCCTGCCATCAGGCAGGTGATAATAGTTGGGGAAGAACTGGTTCTCTGGCCTGGGAGCTGTTCTGTTCCTCTTGGGAAAGCAGACGTGTGCACGACCTGAAAGACTCGAGTTAGCACACTCTGGTGTTCCTTCACATTCCCTTTTTAATTGATATTCTCCCCTTGAAGGGGAGAGCTGACTTGAAGCGTGAGAGAAGCTGCCCGGCTCCCAGGGGCGTATCCCATCCGGACCACCTGAGGAGCCCCggcaggctctgctgctcaggcacagctcgGGAACGAGCTGCAGGTGGAGCTGTAGGAGCTCGGCAAcgaataaaaaacaaaccacgAAACATTTCTCCTTAAATCGCGTTCCAACACTAGAACGGGAGCAGGCAGGATTTTTTAGCTAGGGAGACGCAGGACTGCTCCGTGCTTTCCTTCGGCACTGTTCGCTCCCGATAAGCGATAAGGAGACGCTGCGCTCCATCCCGCTTCCCCCTGCGCTCCGGCAGGAGCCGGGCGGGGCCGTggccgccccgggcccgcccctCCGGCAGCGCCGCGGGCGCGGAGCCCGCCCGGCACCGGAGCGGAGCCGCTCCTGCCGCGGGGCCATGGCCCTGCTGCCGCGGCGCTTCCTCTGCTTCGTCCTGGGTAAGTGCGGCCGCCGCGCCACAACTTCCCCGAGCCTCCCCGGGGCTCCGCTCCGCTCGGGCGCGCAGCCCCGGCCGCCTCCTCCGCGCTCCCACCGCTCTCCTGAAGCCCGGCCAGGCGCCAGCCTGGTGTCGCTGGCGACACAGCAGTAGGGAGCCAAAAGGAGAGATTATTGTGGGGTGCTGATGCTGTGGGACACAGCCTGCTGTGTGGGGGATTCCCTGCTCGCTAGGACCGAGGCGCGTTCTGCCTCCTCTCCGTGCCTTTTGTTTAATTACTGCCTTTGGAGTCTCTCTTCCCATTCCTGAGCCgcagggaagagcaggcagCCCGAAGCGCCCCTTCAAAGAGCTGAGGTTGGATGTTCTGGGGTTTACCGGTGGTGGGGTTGGAAATGCTTGCATCGTGTGATTGTTTTCTTGGGATGCAGCTTGCCTCGGTTTCTTTGCTGCAGCTGGCATTTCAATGCAACAGGTAGAGATTTGTGCCGTGCTTGTCACCTGTGTGCCCACGGCAAAAGCTCTGCGGGACGTTCGTGCTGTGTAAAAGCGCGTTTATTTAGGGTACTCCAAAGGGAAACCGCACACCCTCATCCTAACGCTTATCTTCCACAAAATCACAggtttctcctttctcttccttcccctgtgctggttttatccCCCAAGCCCTGGTGAATAATGCATTGAGCCGTGCTGCACATAATGTGCTTATCAGCACCACGTAATTAACTATTTACTGCTCCTcagctgtgcaggggcaggagcagcctgtgcccttGGACGAGGCACATTCCCCCTGCTGCgctgcagggaaaggctgcacgttcctgctgcagaacccTGTGCAGGGAGCACTAACTCCGAGCTAGGATTGCTCTCTGCTCCgctttcccagcccctggctcctTTTCCTGGCTCTCCCTTCTCTTGCGTGGGGAGCTGTAACTTTTAAAagtgctccaggctgctcctttCCATCCCCAGTGGGctcagaagcagcaggatgctGTCTCTTGTGTGAGCCAGGTGCCCAGTGGCAGCTAATCTCGGTGCTGTGGATGTATTTTTTCACTACATTCTCCTGGGATTTTTTACTTTGAGCACATTTAACGAAAAGATCGAACATTTTTACACCTTGCAAATGTCAAATGGGTGCCCAGAAATCACCATGATGCCCACCGATGTGGGTGTTTTAaagtgagaatttttttaaacaagggGAAGGGTCTGAAAGAAAAACGTTTCTCTTAAAGCTCAAGCTTTAAGGAACttcactgctggctgcagtcTTTAAAAAGCACGGGCAGTTAGGGAATCAGCCATCCTAAAAACCCCAGTCTCATTCAGCAGGTCAGGGGTCCTGCTGTACCCCAAGGTACCCACTTCCATTAAGGTAAAATGAggctttttttgggttttggctgcagcttcctgcagaggctgctcGGGGAGGAGGGATGAGCCTGGCTGTTACTGGGGCAGTGATGATTGGCACCACATGCAGCTCTCTACTGTGTTTTGGTGTTtaagggcagtgctgggctgcttGGATATCTTCTGGGTGTAGATTAATATTACTGTGAGAGGTAAGAGGTAATTGCAAATAAGGTCAGTAAAACATTAATATCTTCTTGATTCCCTGCACCTTCTGTCTGTGCTGCGCAGCACTGTGTTTGTACAGTCCACAGAAAATgatgttttcttaaaaacaaaatgtctgGGCACTGTTTATGacctctcctggagctcaggaATTAAAGTCTTTTGTATCTTCTCTCAGCCCAAAGCACACTCGGTAATGCCTTCCACTGATTTCAGCTTGAGTGCCTTCTTTATAAAAATCTAAAGCTCCCTTTAAAGTTGAATTTAAGGCTGCTGCCTCTCTGAGAAAATCCTCCTCAATATTTAGAGAATGTCCTGTTGGAAATCCCTGATAACAAAGTAAAACATTCCTCTTACCTTTCATAGCATCTCTGGCATGGAGAGAACTCCAAACTTCCTATGCATCACAAGAAAAGTGTGTGGATAGGGACAACAAAATTGCCTTGTACTGCTCCCATACATGCTAGTTGCTTTCCTACAGAAACCGGTGGCACATGGATTTGGTGGGCTGGCTGAAGGCTGTGGGATGTGGTCAGGAAGCCTCTTGGCTTTGAGAAATGGGGTTGCATTTATTAACTGAAATGATGCTGAATTTAGGAGCTGTGAAGTCCCAGTGCTGTAAGCTTGTGCTGGCCCAGGAGGCTGGGAGTGATGAAAATGTAAATGCCATGACCTGGATGGAATGAAATGAGAGCCCTCATAATGGCTGAAGATGGGGTTGGCATCTTCCACAtttccccagggctggacaTTAACGTTGGGGTTATGGCAGAGTTGAGGGGTCCTGGAAAGCCGTGGGTGGGGATCTGgagtcactgctctgctctggcaagTTTGTTCTGCCTCTCTGACTGGGTGCAAAGACTGGCTCTGTCATTTTTGGGGGAGGTTTGGGCCCCAAAACCGTGGTTGTGATcagagcccttcccagcccagacCCTGCTTCAAGCAAGGACTGAAAACATCACCGGGCTGGAGCACGAGGAGCATTAAAAGCCCATTAGAGGGGGAAGTGCAGCGTTTCAGCTCACTCAGACAGCTAAAtgcctttttctcctctaaaCTGTAGCTTGGCTGGGGTTTGTCAGGTCAGTTCCTGCTGTGGGTGGGTGATTACCAAGGAATCTTGGTCTCTGCTGTTAcgctgcctgcagagctggctgctttTAATAATCAAATCCACTAATGAAGCTGCTCTGTGGTTTCAGTTCCTTGCCTCTGTGCTTCTACAACGTGAGGTTTTGGGGATCTGAAAACACATCTTGccccctcagagcagcagcccaggggggaggcaggcagcaggctggTGAAAACCTCCTGATTTCAGCCAAGGGTGATCCCCCTGGGCTTCCCTTTATCCTTTAGGTAAGGtttgctgggaaagcagcagtgctgtgtgggtGAGTTGCAGGGAGGTGCAAAATCTCTGTGTGCTCTTCAGATGGAGGGGAGGAAAACCACGTTGAGAAGTCTCtgttgaaaaggaaaagaaattattctggtGATTCCCAGATTGCTCACgtggctcagcagcagattttAGTCTGGAAACTCTGTGTTCAAAATATTTAGTGAAGCTGCTGTTGTCTGCAGCCTGTGATGGGTGCACCAATATGACACTGaggttattttggtttttttttttcattaagaaatgtttatatttactCATTATGTGCTTCTTCGTGGGAAACCTGTTATATTGCCCaggcagtgattttttttatcttgaagGGATTTCAGTAAAATGTTTGCTAGTCCCATGTAGCAGAAAATCTGTTTAACACACGTTGAAACCTGAACCATCAGGATCACAGTGTGTTGTCTCCAAACCAATGCCAGGCACTTTTAACCTTGGTGTTGCTTTTCCCTGGTCTTATTTTAGCCTCAATCAACTGAAAtagccaaaggaaaaaataatcccGGGGGTGGAAGGAGAGTACATTTGCCTTTGGCACATTCCTGAGATCTGGAGTGTGGTGGCTGCTCGTTTCTCCCTGGCTGTGTACAACAGGACCAGTCTGGCTTTGAGACTGAACCGACATCTGTGGCGTCCTGTGCTTTgttgatgttttaaaaataactctAAACCAGGCTCTGAGGTTGGATTAAGGTGTTGGGATGGCAGTGTTGGACACCACAGTCCTCCCtggaaggcaggagggatgTGGCTGGTTCCCTTCACCCCCTGCATTTGGGGTGCACTGAATCCAGTGGGGatccctccttccttccaccCTGCTCTTGTGAGCAGGGATTCAATGGTGGCCATGGCCAGAGGTGGTTTGAACTCAGGATGGGGGAAGTCAGGGCTGTACAGACATTGCCAGTGTCTATCTAAAGCCTGTGGTTTTCCTTCATTATTTAAATCAAGAAGAACTATTTTCCAAAAGACCCTGCTATTAATCAAGAATATAATTATCTTTATAACTAACAGCTCGTGGCAGATTTTTCCCTCCCCTGATGTGCAGTCAGCCAGCAGTTGGATTTCAGCATGCCTGGCTTTtgatttcctttctccttcctcccttcttgGCTGCTTTTGATTTTATGTTACCTAGTGAGTGAATTTTGATGGGTAAATAAAAGTATTTGTCATTCTGTCCTCTGCAGAATCAAGTCTAGGGACAGGTAAGAGAAGTCCTGGAAATGTGCTTGGCAGCCTCTGATGGATAGCAAGGCCATACCATAACTTGTGCTAAGACAggtgggaaactgaggcaaggAGAGAGACTCTCATCCAATTCCTTGGAGCAGCCTATTTCAGTGTGTTTAGTagttaatattatttttgtggcaaaaagaaaaccccTTGTgacccagctgagcagggctgccctgcactgggCTGCACAGTACAAAcctttattttagatttttgttttaatcccACATTCTGCATCTTACAGGAGGTATTACATGTGATTTTGTATGGATTGGAATGGTGTTAAATCATCTTTCCTTTGGGGATGGATTGGCTGTTGTAGGTGCTTCATGAAATACTGGACTTGAAAGAGGAATTTCACAGTGCAGTGGTGCCTCTGAGCCCCCAAAAGCCCCCAGACAGGCTTTGCTTTCAGGCAGCTGGCTCCTACTTCAACTTCCAACTAATATTTCCCTGGCAGTTATTTTTAGGCAGTTTATTTTGTGCTGTCTTATACTGCTTGGAGTGGCTATAGAATGGCAACAAAAACTCAAGTATCCCCAAGCCAGCAAAAAGTAAATGCCTACAAATCATCCAAGTACCAGCTTGAGGGATAAATCACTTCCTTCCTTTGCAGGCACAACAGGATTTAAAACCTGGGAGATCCTTTTGGGTTTTACTATGATGTTTGGCTGTATACAAAATACCTCCCTCATTAATGttggctggggaaaaaaaagaaaggcagctttctctttattttgcttAGTGTTATAGAATGAAAGGAATCACCattccaggagcagggatgaagTCCCTGGGTTAGTAAATCAGATTAAAGGCCTTTAGGTTGTGGGTGCACTTCCCTTAATGTGAGCAGGTGGTTTGTGGGATGGGCCCCAGAGGGCTCTTCAGGCCCAGCACACTGTGCTGCATTCCCTGAGAGGGGGAAGCCTTTGGCCCCCTGGGAAGCTTTCCACACAGCCAGGTCCCTAACAGGggcctgtccccagctgtggaTCAGTGTCCATGTCTCCCAGGCCAGCCATGGTGGGCTGTGCCATCGCTGATCCTAGCCCTGCCTCTTctcatttcagatttttcccctgctgtgagacttttttccccctctcagcTTGAGTGActtttcccccatcccagttccctcaAGTCCTTTTGAGGCAGAATTTGGGATGagctgtctctctgcagagctccctcccTCTGTCCATGCTCGGTTCAAGCAGTGGCCGTgtgctttccttctgctgctccatctgcagcccctggagcagagggcaggcagggaggggggatcctccttctcttctcccaagGGAGCACTGGCAGCCTGTCCAAGACATCCTTGGATCAGCCTTCCCAGTGCTTGGAGATGGGCAGCTctccccccagctcccagcatctGCTCTGCCTCCAAAATCCTCACTGTGCCACACTTCTCTGCTGTGGTGGAAAATCCCCACTccctttcagcacagaaaagcccccaaatcccacGAATTCCCTTCTAATTTCCATGCTGAGTGGCTGTGTTGGGAGAGAGAGTCCTGCAGATGAAGGGACAGTGCCACAAGAGtggctggggaggcagcagctgcctgctttGGGGACTTTGGGATGCTCCTGAAGCGTCCATGAGcagactgggaatgggatgatcCCCCTGAtcacctgcagggctcagaCCCTCTCATCCATCCCCATTcccga
This genomic stretch from Oenanthe melanoleuca isolate GR-GAL-2019-014 chromosome 7, OMel1.0, whole genome shotgun sequence harbors:
- the LOC130255608 gene encoding RNA-binding protein 44-like; amino-acid sequence: MEVEKSRRSCFTQTSCLGEDLGEDSQLEYLSAHEEYEEDKNNSSEFSEQGEVAEAEDVPLAGDKVPPPITAGEEEPGKSKRRTQSVAVEPDIPFLPPSENAQLCRRAEPSYFSSCEKPAVRTRGGSGADSTAGGAETPFPAREILPSRSPAAGMEAAEKSSSGSPSTGNWERGEAPRSIPSVSVAVQAVDDSRAGFPTSRSSRAVNTEVTMMNKARPVGWLAQTSVDAASNTEWSFRTQSSHVQQESNGHLCICDWKTDTHRPEHPSKQTGKNSASSCCQNILQRAAEAELQLLAIHYEMCYQHCLKVYELALEENTYFGRCEEKNELYSSLLLVLDELDNNYSSMRTEIKMGIPLNELPPLSVELKFSPISSFYMPSKFFGKSLFSDDLSGEGKADLEEPKQQEKGISATMEKSQADGGHPGDSASPGTWEEPPKDQALERGCVKNEEGSEYWFDAKEDLSVADISVMCRATKKQQGKQDPADSREVKIVGSGNQHSSVQGGGPKPSVPEDPGENSLLKTSTCSSVNPSGVFVSPYALNLTSFTKLVKRLQERHPEFSRDEIVEAVQEVRRINKGVLSGLAISSIEEKTSAILRRSMCCSQQEKHGDAGLLRAFLRHCSLPISDKETLRSIPLPPALRQEPGGAVAAPGPPLRQRRGRGARPAPERSRSCRGAMALLPRRFLCFVLAQHFIAATACQEADYGWMIRHYCLKQFQLSMEGIGQRLWCDWDETVGTYGELTNCTALIAERLDCYWPNRLVDEFFVAVHRQYFRNCSPSGRALHDPPNGVLCPFIVLPVLVTLLMTALVVWRSKRSEGIV